In Morganella morganii, the following are encoded in one genomic region:
- a CDS encoding helix-turn-helix domain-containing protein — protein MMNINKIVGEQIRAHRKEQGLSGSELGDKLKLSQQQVSRYERGECNIPLDMLFTISLVLEVPFVKLFGDLNNSRDYMF, from the coding sequence ATGATGAATATAAATAAAATTGTTGGAGAACAAATCAGAGCACACAGAAAAGAACAGGGATTATCCGGTTCAGAATTAGGTGACAAATTAAAATTAAGTCAGCAGCAGGTTTCACGCTATGAGCGCGGGGAATGCAATATTCCGCTTGATATGCTGTTTACTATTTCACTTGTTCTGGAAGTGCCTTTTGTAAAGCTATTTGGTGATCTTAACAACAGCCGGGATTATATGTTTTAA
- the fimA gene encoding type 1 fimbrial major subunit FimA, with protein MKLNIIGASVVSALLFSAAASAADPVIVNGGTVHFTGELVNAACAVSTESSNQTVELGQYRTAKLAASGDMSTPVPFKIKLVDCDPAVATTAAVAFSGQSMTGDATLLAVNSGTNAPAAQNVGIQISDTASKVLSPSGADFSATKTLIQGTNVLDFTARYVAKGATTPGQANADATFVVKYE; from the coding sequence ATGAAATTAAATATTATTGGTGCATCTGTTGTATCCGCTTTATTATTCTCCGCTGCTGCATCAGCAGCAGATCCGGTAATCGTAAACGGCGGTACAGTTCATTTTACCGGGGAACTTGTTAACGCAGCATGTGCAGTCAGCACTGAAAGCAGCAACCAGACTGTGGAATTAGGTCAGTACCGTACTGCTAAATTAGCAGCTTCCGGTGACATGTCTACTCCGGTTCCGTTCAAAATCAAACTGGTTGACTGTGATCCGGCTGTGGCAACCACTGCTGCTGTTGCATTCTCAGGCCAGAGCATGACCGGCGACGCTACCTTATTAGCGGTTAACTCCGGGACTAACGCACCGGCTGCACAGAACGTCGGTATTCAGATCAGTGATACCGCATCTAAAGTATTATCTCCAAGCGGTGCTGATTTCTCAGCAACTAAAACCTTAATCCAAGGTACTAACGTATTAGATTTCACTGCCCGTTATGTTGCCAAAGGCGCAACTACCCCGGGTCAGGCAAATGCTGATGCAACTTTCGTTGTTAAATACGAATAA
- a CDS encoding SDR family NAD(P)-dependent oxidoreductase, with translation MNNQNYVVITGASAGIGRAIAAAFARRGNNVVLVARREDALLTLKAELMQQNPDIMVEIRVCDLSVPGNAAALYHSLSSLNIIAWINNAGFGYYGTVAEQPVAEAEKMLALNVNALMVLSALYVQDYQHTEGAQLINISSAGGYTIVPSAVTYCATKFFVSAYTEGLARELIRNGAKLRAKVLAPAATQTEFGQVANNTDSYDYERAFGRYHTSDEMAAFALELYDADSITGMIDRDDFRFQLADTRFPHAENSRSNQKVTP, from the coding sequence ATGAACAATCAGAATTATGTGGTGATCACCGGTGCCAGCGCCGGTATCGGGCGGGCAATCGCGGCTGCTTTCGCACGCCGGGGTAATAATGTGGTGCTGGTGGCACGGCGTGAGGATGCATTACTGACACTGAAGGCGGAGCTGATGCAGCAGAACCCGGACATCATGGTTGAAATCCGCGTGTGTGATTTGTCCGTGCCCGGCAATGCGGCGGCGCTGTATCACTCGTTGTCTTCACTGAATATTATTGCGTGGATTAATAATGCCGGTTTCGGCTATTACGGTACGGTGGCAGAGCAGCCGGTGGCGGAAGCGGAGAAGATGCTTGCCCTCAATGTGAATGCCCTGATGGTGTTGTCGGCGCTGTATGTACAGGATTATCAGCATACGGAAGGTGCGCAGCTGATCAATATCAGTTCGGCGGGCGGCTATACGATTGTTCCCTCTGCGGTGACTTACTGCGCCACGAAGTTTTTTGTCAGTGCGTATACAGAAGGGCTGGCGCGTGAGCTTATCCGCAACGGGGCAAAATTGCGGGCAAAAGTACTGGCACCGGCAGCCACACAGACGGAATTTGGTCAGGTGGCGAATAATACCGATTCTTATGATTATGAACGGGCTTTCGGGCGTTATCATACCAGTGACGAAATGGCCGCGTTTGCGCTTGAACTGTATGACGCGGACAGTATCACCGGCATGATTGACCGCGATGATTTCCGTTTTCAACTGGCGGATACCCGGTTCCCGCATGCAGAAAACAGCCGGTCAAATCAGAAAGTGACTCCATAA
- a CDS encoding effector binding domain-containing protein, whose product MNIDGLRGSIIQSLVLWIEQNLESDLSLDIIAARAGYSKWHLQRLFKEHTGVVIGKYIRARRLSCAAKALRITRSSILDISVKYRFDSQQTFCRAFKSQFNTTPSAYRKKAGWDSNGFCFPLQAENLIPFQSELTELPEMLLAGSHHYHRKHLSDWQTENRKFRREFWEKFFKEVNIIPADLYAIHAPYESTADDISYAYTTAVIPSVLSADSIRRASLSPVTLPGGHYLRITIDPAMLKNLPADYNNIIHAAYSGTLAEMNLLRRRGPDIEHYKLLPAERHDEFIANGLQYVEEINYYIPVMR is encoded by the coding sequence ATGAACATAGACGGGCTTCGCGGAAGTATTATTCAGAGTCTGGTGTTGTGGATTGAGCAAAATCTGGAATCTGATTTATCACTGGATATCATTGCCGCACGGGCGGGTTATTCCAAATGGCATTTACAGCGCTTATTTAAAGAGCACACCGGTGTCGTGATCGGAAAATATATCCGTGCCCGACGCTTATCCTGTGCAGCAAAGGCATTGCGGATCACCCGCAGCAGTATTCTCGATATTTCGGTGAAATACCGCTTCGATTCACAGCAGACATTCTGCCGCGCCTTTAAATCCCAGTTTAATACCACCCCTTCCGCCTACCGCAAGAAAGCAGGCTGGGACAGTAACGGCTTCTGTTTTCCGTTACAGGCGGAAAACCTGATTCCGTTTCAGTCTGAACTGACCGAATTACCGGAAATGCTGTTAGCGGGCTCTCATCATTATCACCGGAAACATCTGTCTGACTGGCAGACTGAAAACCGGAAATTCCGGCGTGAATTTTGGGAGAAGTTTTTTAAGGAAGTGAATATTATTCCGGCGGATTTGTATGCCATACATGCCCCGTATGAATCAACCGCAGATGACATCAGTTATGCCTATACCACGGCGGTCATTCCGTCCGTATTATCAGCGGACAGCATCCGCCGCGCATCACTTTCTCCGGTGACCTTACCGGGCGGGCATTATCTCAGAATTACCATTGATCCGGCCATGCTGAAAAATCTGCCCGCTGATTACAACAATATTATTCATGCTGCCTATTCCGGCACGCTGGCAGAAATGAACCTGCTGCGCAGACGGGGCCCGGATATTGAACACTATAAACTGCTGCCCGCAGAGCGGCATGATGAGTTCATTGCCAACGGCTTACAGTATGTGGAAGAGATTAATTACTACATCCCGGTCATGCGATAA
- a CDS encoding fimbria/pilus periplasmic chaperone, giving the protein MSDYFKNSALILFFTLMSGFAYSASNQNSGIALGATRVIYPQDAKQTSLSVINHSPKERFLINSWVDNDNGKEKDFVITPPLFVMEPASENILRIVNLAQDLPKDRESVFWLNVKAIPSVDKESLEGKNVLQLAILSRIKLFVRPVNLPIQTEDAAEKITITQKSGTITIDNPTPYYTTFVNIILDGRPLENVMVAPFSTHQIAGKNGRKLTYQTINDYGGLRKQREVNLN; this is encoded by the coding sequence ATTTCTGATTATTTTAAAAATAGTGCATTGATATTGTTTTTCACACTGATGTCAGGGTTTGCTTATTCAGCGTCAAATCAGAACTCAGGAATTGCACTGGGTGCAACCCGGGTCATTTATCCTCAGGATGCAAAACAAACATCACTGTCTGTGATTAACCACAGCCCGAAAGAACGTTTTCTGATCAACTCATGGGTTGATAACGACAATGGCAAAGAGAAAGATTTTGTTATCACGCCGCCATTATTTGTGATGGAGCCTGCCAGCGAAAATATTCTGCGGATTGTTAACCTGGCTCAGGATTTACCGAAAGACCGCGAGTCTGTTTTCTGGCTGAACGTAAAAGCGATTCCGTCCGTGGATAAAGAATCACTGGAAGGAAAAAACGTGCTCCAGCTGGCTATTTTGTCACGGATTAAATTGTTCGTCAGACCGGTAAATTTACCGATCCAGACAGAAGATGCGGCAGAAAAGATTACCATCACGCAGAAAAGCGGCACGATTACGATTGATAACCCGACGCCGTATTACACCACTTTCGTCAATATTATTTTAGACGGGCGTCCGCTTGAGAATGTCATGGTCGCGCCATTCAGTACCCATCAGATTGCCGGTAAAAACGGCCGTAAACTGACTTATCAGACAATTAATGATTACGGCGGACTGCGCAAACAGCGCGAAGTGAATCTGAATTAA
- the fimD gene encoding outer membrane usher protein FimD — protein MSNIKKVFTHTPVYFAVLAAVTCFFPAGTAGAKPSFNAAFLTDDLSDADVSDLSRFESGGYQPPGTYLVELSVNNDFVSSSEITFTELKNKEGEPYLFPCFSAETIIGFGVNIARPEELTEQDKQCFPFTEKIPGSEYHFDFQKQRLMLSFPQASLSGQARGYIPPDRWESGIPALFMNYFASGNNNSDNTSSYYVNLNSGFNLGAWQFRQSSSWNYNKSKNTSNSQWRSLMNYVQRPIIALKSQLVIGDGNSDGSVFDSAGFRGVRLFSVDNMYPDSQQGYAPTVRGMAKTDAKVVIRQNGYVIYQVYVPPGPFVINDLNPATSSGDLQVTVEEKDGTQQQYIVPYSTLPVLQREGRVKYDVMAGEFRSGNSNQDKPKFVQATLLAGLTRDISVYTGTQLADKYKSVLVGVGQNIGRFGAFSFDVTHANSELADGSNHSGQSFRFLYAKSLNTTGTTFQLLGYRYSTKGFYTLNDVAYKQMSGYEFAPDGEDGDDGKPIIINYHNLLYNKKGRFQVNISQSFDQYGSLYISGNQQSYWNRSGKDEWYQAGYSNSWNGINYSVSLSTTKALELKERDNMLSVNVSVPFSSFSSRNARSNDAFNNAYATFSATNNSGGREAYRVGVNGTLLEDRNLSYSVSQGHVSQQGYNGSAGLDYQGTYGDFGISYNYDPDQNQLNYRASGAVLLHENGLTFGQSINDTTVLVKAPGAAGVAVENYTGVKTDWRGYAIIPYASAYRNNRIALNPDSFNDNTEIKNNVQNVVPISGAVARATFDTSIGIRALLSLTHNGKPIRFGSMVQETGSQISSIADDDGRVYLTGLPLTGKLLVQWGNQPGDQCTANYDFTRQEIKGPLLRTALECK, from the coding sequence ATGAGTAACATCAAAAAGGTTTTCACACATACGCCGGTTTATTTTGCTGTGCTTGCCGCGGTAACGTGTTTTTTCCCTGCGGGAACCGCCGGTGCGAAACCTTCCTTTAACGCCGCGTTTTTAACCGATGACCTGTCTGACGCGGATGTCTCTGATTTATCCCGCTTTGAATCGGGCGGCTATCAGCCGCCCGGTACTTACCTGGTTGAACTGTCTGTTAATAATGACTTTGTTTCCTCCTCTGAAATCACCTTTACCGAACTGAAAAATAAAGAGGGTGAGCCTTATTTATTCCCCTGCTTCAGTGCGGAGACCATTATCGGTTTCGGGGTAAATATCGCCCGTCCGGAGGAATTAACAGAGCAGGATAAACAGTGCTTCCCGTTTACCGAAAAAATTCCCGGTTCAGAATATCACTTTGATTTTCAGAAACAGCGGCTGATGCTCAGTTTCCCTCAGGCCAGTCTTTCCGGGCAGGCCCGCGGCTATATTCCGCCGGACAGATGGGAATCCGGTATTCCGGCACTGTTTATGAACTATTTCGCGTCCGGGAATAACAACTCGGATAATACCAGCAGCTACTACGTGAACCTGAACTCGGGGTTTAACCTTGGTGCGTGGCAGTTCCGTCAGTCAAGCTCCTGGAATTACAACAAAAGTAAAAACACCAGTAACAGCCAGTGGCGCAGCCTGATGAACTATGTTCAGCGGCCGATTATTGCCCTGAAAAGCCAGCTGGTTATCGGTGACGGCAACTCGGACGGCAGTGTCTTTGATTCTGCCGGGTTCCGTGGTGTGCGGCTGTTTTCTGTCGATAATATGTATCCGGACAGCCAGCAGGGCTATGCCCCGACCGTGCGCGGTATGGCAAAAACGGATGCCAAAGTGGTTATCCGCCAGAACGGCTATGTGATTTATCAGGTCTATGTCCCGCCGGGCCCGTTTGTCATAAATGACTTAAACCCGGCCACCTCCAGTGGTGACTTACAGGTCACCGTCGAGGAGAAAGACGGCACTCAGCAGCAGTATATTGTTCCCTACTCCACACTACCGGTGCTCCAGCGTGAAGGCCGTGTGAAATATGATGTGATGGCCGGGGAATTCCGCAGCGGTAACAGCAACCAGGATAAACCGAAGTTTGTCCAGGCGACCCTGCTCGCCGGTCTGACACGGGATATCTCCGTGTATACCGGGACACAGCTGGCAGACAAATATAAATCTGTACTGGTGGGTGTCGGTCAGAATATCGGCCGCTTTGGTGCCTTCTCCTTCGATGTCACCCATGCAAACAGTGAACTGGCGGACGGCTCGAATCACAGCGGGCAGTCCTTCCGTTTCCTGTACGCGAAATCCCTGAACACCACCGGGACCACGTTCCAGTTATTGGGTTACCGCTATTCCACCAAGGGCTTCTATACCTTAAACGATGTCGCGTATAAGCAGATGTCCGGCTATGAATTTGCCCCGGACGGCGAGGATGGTGATGACGGCAAGCCGATCATTATTAATTATCACAACCTGCTTTATAACAAAAAAGGGCGCTTCCAGGTCAATATCTCGCAATCATTTGACCAGTACGGCTCGCTCTATATATCCGGTAACCAGCAGTCTTACTGGAACCGCAGCGGTAAAGATGAATGGTATCAGGCCGGGTATTCCAACAGCTGGAACGGGATAAATTATTCCGTTTCCCTGAGTACCACCAAAGCGCTGGAACTCAAAGAGCGCGATAACATGCTGTCGGTGAATGTGTCCGTACCGTTCTCCTCATTCTCGTCGCGTAATGCGCGCAGTAATGATGCCTTTAATAACGCGTATGCCACCTTCTCCGCCACCAATAACTCCGGCGGCCGCGAGGCTTACCGCGTTGGCGTGAACGGCACACTGCTGGAAGACAGAAACCTGAGCTATTCCGTCTCACAGGGGCATGTCAGCCAGCAGGGTTATAACGGCTCAGCGGGCCTGGATTATCAGGGCACTTACGGCGATTTCGGGATCAGCTATAACTACGACCCGGATCAGAATCAGCTGAACTACCGGGCCTCCGGCGCAGTGCTGCTGCATGAAAACGGATTGACATTCGGCCAGTCAATCAATGACACCACCGTGCTGGTCAAAGCACCGGGTGCCGCCGGTGTGGCGGTGGAAAACTACACCGGGGTGAAAACGGACTGGCGCGGTTACGCCATTATTCCTTATGCCTCGGCATACCGTAACAACCGTATTGCCCTGAATCCGGATTCATTTAATGACAATACGGAAATTAAAAATAATGTGCAGAACGTGGTACCGATCAGCGGGGCTGTTGCCCGCGCCACGTTTGATACCAGTATCGGGATCCGGGCGCTGCTCTCGCTGACCCACAACGGCAAACCGATCCGCTTCGGCAGTATGGTGCAGGAAACCGGCTCTCAGATCAGCAGTATTGCCGATGATGACGGACGTGTGTATTTAACCGGCCTGCCGCTGACCGGGAAATTACTGGTGCAGTGGGGGAATCAGCCGGGTGACCAGTGCACCGCGAATTATGATTTTACCCGTCAGGAAATCAAAGGGCCGTTACTGCGGACCGCGCTTGAATGTAAATAG
- a CDS encoding outer membrane protein codes for MIKNKLLTGCLLALASAHAFSASQPGFYMSAKAGAGLLKTTDNSLQGSGMTAGALSYNIEKENLKNITDTVFSPGIAVGYQFTGDTYQPVRVELAYQHYGKQDDTMSFSPSVSGYWHNQKNNTFPLPSESSLYMKTKAGTLMVNVYYDIPVNNDISAYLMAGAGAAFIRNDVSWDTNVAGQALSAGASKNVTNLAWSAGAGISWNINENISLDTGYTYTDAGSAENRIVACNGINTATGYTNTDVKLHLLYAGIRYHF; via the coding sequence ATGATAAAGAATAAATTACTGACAGGTTGCCTGCTGGCGCTGGCTTCCGCACATGCATTTTCCGCGTCACAGCCGGGTTTTTATATGTCGGCTAAAGCCGGTGCCGGGTTATTAAAAACAACAGATAATTCGTTACAGGGATCCGGTATGACAGCAGGTGCGCTGTCATATAATATCGAAAAAGAAAATCTGAAAAATATAACGGATACTGTTTTTTCACCGGGGATAGCGGTGGGATATCAGTTTACCGGTGATACTTATCAGCCTGTCCGTGTTGAACTTGCCTATCAGCACTACGGAAAGCAGGATGATACGATGTCTTTTTCACCGTCTGTTTCCGGTTACTGGCATAACCAGAAAAATAATACCTTTCCGCTGCCGTCAGAGTCTTCGCTGTATATGAAAACAAAAGCCGGTACGCTGATGGTGAATGTCTATTATGATATTCCGGTCAATAATGATATCAGCGCATATCTGATGGCAGGCGCGGGTGCGGCATTTATCCGTAATGATGTTTCCTGGGATACCAATGTGGCCGGGCAGGCACTCAGTGCCGGGGCATCAAAAAATGTCACTAATCTGGCATGGTCTGCGGGGGCGGGCATTTCGTGGAATATTAATGAGAATATTTCGCTGGATACCGGTTATACCTATACCGATGCCGGGTCGGCAGAAAACAGAATTGTTGCCTGCAACGGGATTAATACTGCGACAGGTTATACCAATACAGATGTGAAATTACATTTGCTGTATGCCGGGATCCGGTATCATTTTTAA
- a CDS encoding MerR family transcriptional regulator, whose protein sequence is MHYSISEFSALTGFSIHTLRFYEKEGILIPQRRANNHRCYSARDAEWVTFITRLKETGMPLKSIRHYADLRAQGEETAQARMDLLLAHSGALQQQIAVLNDHFQHLERKIDYYRDLLATAAI, encoded by the coding sequence ATGCATTATTCCATCAGTGAGTTTTCTGCCTTAACCGGTTTCAGTATCCATACCCTGCGGTTTTATGAAAAAGAAGGCATTTTGATCCCGCAGCGCCGGGCAAATAATCACCGTTGTTATTCCGCCCGTGATGCGGAGTGGGTGACGTTTATCACCCGACTGAAAGAAACCGGCATGCCGCTGAAATCCATCAGACATTATGCGGATTTACGGGCTCAGGGAGAGGAAACGGCACAGGCGCGTATGGATTTACTGCTGGCACACAGCGGGGCATTACAACAGCAGATAGCGGTGCTGAATGATCATTTTCAGCACCTGGAACGAAAGATAGATTACTACCGCGATTTACTGGCCACGGCAGCAATCTGA
- the speC gene encoding ornithine decarboxylase, producing the protein MNKKKCAVSELLSDMPDLPFETVSLSECDFTAVSVCLVAPADTGNGQLARIRQQGFGQPVFMVLSGGETEALPDGISGVIDLRRDDSRTVGDTLLRAAQSCEESLLPPFFGRMKHYTAQQNISFACPGHQGGEFFRRHPAGQQFTDYFGDALFRADLCNADTALGDLLIHEGAALAAQQHAAKVFHADKTWFVLNGTSSSNKVVLNALLTPGDLVLFDRNNHKSNHHGALIQAGATPVYLEAARNPFGFIGGIDAHCFDEDYLRALAAKAAPEKAGDKRPFRLAVIQLGTYDGTVYNARQVVDSIGPLCDYILFDSAWVGYEQFIPVMQMCSPMLLELNENDPGILVTQSVHKQMAGFSQASQIHKKDKHIKGQARYVSFRQMNNAFMMHASTSPFYPLFAALDVNAKMHEGEPGRRLWAECVRTGIEARKLLLRTCQHIRPFIPDTVDGRPWEEAETGVIAADRRFFNFVPGERWHGFEGYADDQYFVDPCKLLLTTPGVDVSSGEYEDFGVPATILAYYLRENQIVAEKCDLNSILFLLTPAETPEKMQRLIRQIARFEQLLDSDAALESVLPSLCRTYPSRYAGYTLRQLCQEMHDLFVKHNVKQRQKEMFRRRCFPAVRMSPKAAHTEFVRGNTERVAVSEIAGRIAAEGALPYPPGVLCVVPGEVWEAPVQRYFLALEETADRFPGFAPELQGAYIEQDDSGHQRVYACVIRHQQGEGQ; encoded by the coding sequence ATGAACAAGAAAAAATGTGCGGTCAGTGAGCTGCTCAGCGACATGCCGGATCTCCCGTTTGAAACGGTTTCTCTCAGTGAGTGTGATTTCACGGCGGTGTCTGTGTGTCTGGTGGCACCGGCAGATACCGGCAACGGCCAGTTGGCGCGGATCCGGCAACAGGGCTTCGGCCAGCCGGTTTTTATGGTGCTCAGCGGCGGTGAAACAGAGGCGCTGCCGGATGGTATCAGCGGGGTTATCGATCTCCGCCGCGATGACAGCCGTACGGTCGGTGACACACTTCTGCGTGCGGCACAGTCCTGTGAAGAGAGCCTGTTACCGCCGTTTTTCGGGCGGATGAAACACTATACCGCACAGCAGAATATCTCCTTTGCCTGTCCCGGCCATCAGGGCGGGGAATTTTTCCGCCGTCATCCTGCCGGGCAGCAGTTTACCGACTACTTCGGTGATGCACTGTTCCGGGCTGATCTCTGCAATGCAGATACAGCGCTGGGTGACCTTCTGATCCACGAAGGGGCAGCACTGGCCGCGCAACAGCATGCCGCGAAAGTCTTTCATGCGGACAAAACCTGGTTTGTGCTCAACGGCACGTCGTCATCCAACAAAGTGGTGCTGAATGCCTTGCTGACACCGGGTGATCTGGTGTTATTCGATCGTAATAATCACAAATCCAACCACCACGGCGCGCTGATCCAGGCCGGTGCCACACCGGTTTATCTGGAGGCGGCGCGTAACCCGTTCGGTTTTATCGGCGGCATTGATGCTCACTGTTTTGATGAGGATTACCTGCGGGCACTGGCGGCAAAAGCCGCACCGGAAAAAGCGGGAGATAAGCGCCCGTTCCGGCTGGCGGTGATCCAACTGGGGACGTATGACGGCACGGTGTATAACGCCCGTCAGGTGGTGGACAGCATCGGCCCGCTGTGTGATTACATTTTGTTTGATTCCGCGTGGGTCGGCTATGAGCAGTTTATCCCGGTGATGCAGATGTGTTCACCGATGCTGCTGGAACTGAATGAAAACGACCCCGGCATTCTGGTAACGCAATCTGTTCACAAACAGATGGCCGGGTTCTCCCAGGCGTCTCAGATCCATAAAAAAGATAAACATATCAAAGGACAGGCGCGTTATGTCTCTTTCCGGCAGATGAATAATGCCTTTATGATGCATGCCTCCACCAGCCCGTTTTATCCGCTGTTTGCCGCACTGGATGTGAATGCGAAAATGCATGAGGGCGAACCCGGACGGCGTCTGTGGGCGGAGTGTGTCAGAACGGGGATTGAAGCCCGTAAACTGTTGCTGCGGACGTGTCAGCATATCCGTCCCTTCATCCCCGATACTGTGGACGGCCGTCCGTGGGAAGAGGCGGAAACCGGTGTTATCGCTGCAGACCGGCGTTTTTTCAATTTTGTGCCGGGCGAGCGCTGGCACGGTTTTGAGGGTTATGCGGACGATCAGTATTTTGTCGATCCCTGCAAATTATTACTGACCACTCCCGGGGTGGATGTCAGCAGCGGAGAGTATGAGGATTTCGGCGTTCCGGCGACGATTCTGGCGTATTACCTGCGCGAAAATCAGATTGTCGCGGAAAAATGTGACCTGAATTCCATCCTGTTTTTGCTGACCCCGGCAGAAACGCCGGAAAAAATGCAGCGGCTGATCCGGCAGATAGCCCGGTTTGAGCAGTTGCTGGACAGCGACGCGGCGCTGGAAAGCGTCCTGCCGTCACTGTGCCGCACGTATCCGTCGCGTTATGCGGGATATACACTGCGGCAGCTGTGTCAGGAAATGCACGATCTGTTTGTGAAACATAATGTTAAACAGCGCCAGAAAGAGATGTTCCGCCGCCGCTGTTTCCCGGCGGTACGGATGTCGCCGAAAGCGGCACATACTGAATTTGTCCGCGGCAATACAGAACGGGTGGCGGTGTCAGAGATAGCCGGACGTATCGCGGCGGAAGGGGCTCTGCCGTATCCGCCGGGTGTCTTGTGTGTGGTGCCGGGGGAAGTCTGGGAAGCCCCGGTTCAGCGCTATTTCCTCGCGCTGGAAGAGACCGCCGACCGCTTTCCGGGCTTCGCGCCGGAATTACAGGGGGCGTATATTGAACAGGATGACAGCGGACACCAGCGTGTGTATGCCTGCGTTATCCGCCATCAGCAGGGAGAAGGACAATGA
- a CDS encoding GNAT family N-acetyltransferase: MLQLLPVTSPADPALDDIRPLYESAFPLHEQRTRAGREKLFSQPGYYLYQIRDNDRFAGFTGCWQMGSLFYIEHIAIAPQMRGSGVGQRALSLFCQEKQRVVLEIDPLTDEVAQRRLRFYQHCGFAVNDYIHHHPAYRPEFPPHELVILSYPQVINPEEYQQFKHFLIHHIMPENLL; the protein is encoded by the coding sequence ATGCTGCAATTACTTCCGGTTACCTCACCGGCTGATCCGGCACTTGATGATATTCGTCCGCTGTATGAATCTGCTTTTCCGCTGCATGAACAGCGCACGCGGGCAGGGCGGGAAAAACTGTTTTCTCAGCCGGGCTATTATCTGTATCAGATAAGGGATAATGACCGCTTTGCCGGATTTACCGGCTGCTGGCAGATGGGTTCCCTGTTTTATATTGAGCACATTGCTATTGCGCCGCAGATGCGCGGCAGCGGAGTCGGGCAACGGGCGTTGTCACTGTTTTGTCAGGAGAAACAACGGGTTGTTCTGGAGATTGATCCGCTGACGGATGAGGTGGCGCAACGCCGTCTGCGTTTTTATCAGCACTGTGGTTTTGCTGTTAATGACTATATTCATCATCACCCGGCTTACCGCCCGGAATTTCCGCCGCATGAGCTGGTGATCCTGAGTTATCCGCAGGTTATTAATCCGGAAGAATATCAGCAATTTAAGCACTTTCTTATCCATCACATTATGCCGGAAAATCTGTTGTAG
- the sfmF gene encoding fimbria assembly protein: protein MKKHIKQALLPLLCGSLLIHSAAAYELGRVNIELSGEIVAYSCGVEVSQANKKVELGRWALKNFRAAGDKTQSMPFSFQLQNCPPSSAVTFVFSGKKDKQDSSLLAINEGASAAGSVAVEILDSQKNRLPMETKSPKIAMDINGNGQAQFYANYIATGNRPTPGIADADATFMITYD, encoded by the coding sequence ATGAAGAAACACATTAAACAGGCTCTGCTCCCCCTGCTTTGCGGTAGTCTGCTGATCCATTCAGCCGCCGCTTATGAACTCGGCCGGGTCAATATTGAGTTGTCCGGTGAAATTGTCGCTTACAGTTGCGGGGTCGAAGTTTCCCAGGCAAATAAAAAAGTCGAACTGGGGCGCTGGGCACTGAAAAATTTCCGCGCCGCCGGTGATAAAACACAATCCATGCCGTTCAGTTTTCAGTTACAGAATTGTCCGCCCTCTTCTGCCGTCACCTTTGTCTTCAGCGGTAAGAAAGATAAGCAGGACAGCTCACTGCTGGCAATAAATGAGGGAGCAAGTGCTGCGGGCTCTGTGGCGGTGGAGATCCTCGACAGTCAGAAAAACCGGCTGCCGATGGAAACCAAAAGCCCGAAAATTGCCATGGATATTAACGGCAACGGGCAGGCACAATTTTATGCCAACTATATTGCCACCGGAAACCGCCCGACACCCGGCATCGCTGACGCGGATGCTACTTTTATGATTACCTACGACTAA